In the genome of Dermacentor andersoni chromosome 3, qqDerAnde1_hic_scaffold, whole genome shotgun sequence, one region contains:
- the LOC126539202 gene encoding uncharacterized protein, which produces MSSSFAILLLVILSLCSHLNEVLGDEAGGSSASSSSSSQSKGARTLDKLNAGEYIRGVGGRRGLDKISGGELLRSADDVQLLRSLVLSYALRGLSPSSLGSGSRRGLDKIGGGEYIREAGAFPIGAGLTKRFDSLSGLTFGGDQQRLHKRGYGHGEFDEIDHAGWPGFYKRNFDEIDRNGFEGFNKRNFDEIDRTGFEGFYKRSAARKK; this is translated from the exons GAGGTGCTGGGTGACGAGGCTGGTGGCAGTTCCGCTTCCTCCTCGTCGTCGTCGCAGTCCAAGGGGGCCCGCACGCTGGACAAGCTGAACGCCGGCGAATACATCCGTGGTGTgggcggccgccgcggcctcGACAAAATCAGCGGCGGAGAGTTGCTGCGTTCTGCCGACGACGTCCAGCTCCTCCGGTCTTTGGTGCTGTCGTACGCACTGCGAGGTCTCTCTCCCTCATCGCTCGGCTCAGGTTCTCGCCGAGGCCTGGACAAGATCGGTGGTGGCGAGTACATCCGCGAAGCGGGTGCTTTCCCGATTGGTGCTGGACTGACCAAAAG GTTTGACTCCTTAAGCGGATTGACCTTCGGCGGCGACCAGCAACGCCTGCACAAGCGCGGATATGGCCACGGCGAGTTCGATGAAATTGATCACGCCGGATGGCCTGGTTTTTACAAGCGCAACTTCGACGAGATCGACAGAAATGGCTTTGAAGGTTTCAACAAACGCAACTTTGACGAGATCGATCGAACTGGATTTGAGGGGTTCTACAAGCGTTCGGCTGCTCGGAAAAAATAA